A genomic region of Candidatus Pseudomonas phytovorans contains the following coding sequences:
- a CDS encoding UTRA domain-containing protein, with protein sequence MQPMPPRAVTAICHALQEQIEHGLLAPGGKLPAERKLSEVFDTTRITLREALAQLEAQGLIYREERRGWFVALERLTYDLIERSHFHAMVRDQGRVASTELLSARLQPASAAICARLQLPALSSVVLICRLRRIDGRAVLYAEHYLNPRYFPGILEQDLAQSLTEIYERVYGIRYGQVCFEILPTALPVEAAGALKVSVGSPGLHITRVNSDQHGHLIDCDLEYWRHDAIRIRAQAG encoded by the coding sequence ATGCAGCCGATGCCACCGCGTGCGGTAACAGCCATCTGCCATGCCCTGCAGGAGCAGATCGAGCACGGCCTGCTGGCGCCGGGCGGCAAGCTGCCGGCCGAACGCAAGCTTAGTGAGGTGTTCGACACCACGCGCATCACCCTGCGCGAGGCGCTGGCGCAGCTGGAGGCCCAAGGCTTGATCTATCGCGAAGAGCGGCGCGGCTGGTTCGTCGCGCTCGAGCGACTGACCTACGACCTGATCGAGCGCAGTCACTTTCATGCCATGGTGCGCGACCAGGGGCGTGTGGCCAGCACCGAGCTGTTGTCGGCACGGCTGCAGCCGGCCTCGGCGGCCATCTGTGCGCGCCTGCAGTTACCTGCGTTGTCCAGTGTGGTGCTGATCTGCCGGTTACGACGGATTGACGGGCGGGCTGTGCTGTATGCCGAGCACTACCTCAACCCTCGGTACTTTCCGGGTATTCTCGAACAGGACCTGGCGCAGTCGCTGACCGAAATTTATGAGCGGGTTTATGGCATCCGGTATGGGCAGGTGTGCTTCGAGATCTTGCCTACGGCGTTGCCGGTTGAGGCGGCGGGGGCGTTGAAGGTGTCGGTGGGCAGCCCGGGGTTGCACATTACTCGGGTCAATAGCGACCAACATGGCCATCTGATTGACTGCGACTTGGAATACTGGCGGCATGATGCAATCCGCATTCGTGCCCAGGCGGGATGA
- a CDS encoding alkaline phosphatase family protein, translated as MSHNVILVLLDGLNYQVAHHAMGHLHAYVEADRAALYRVECELPSLSRPLYECILTGVPPIDSGIVHNNVNRLSNQRSVFHYAREANLGTAAAAYHWMSELYNRSPFDPQRDRHTHAPKLPIQHGLFYWDDRYPDSHLLADGEYLRRRHAPNFLLVHPMSIDDVGHRHGLDSSQYRNAARSVDILLADYLPRWLEEGYQVLVTADHGMNNDRSHNGLLAEEREVPLFVFGEAFSLDPAAKPLQTELCGTICELLGAAHDKTVCRELLK; from the coding sequence ATGAGCCACAACGTCATCCTGGTCCTGCTAGACGGCCTGAACTACCAGGTCGCCCACCACGCAATGGGCCACCTGCACGCCTACGTCGAGGCCGACCGCGCCGCGCTGTACCGCGTGGAATGCGAGCTGCCGTCGCTGTCACGGCCGCTGTACGAATGTATCCTCACCGGCGTGCCGCCGATCGACAGCGGTATCGTGCACAACAACGTCAACCGCCTGTCCAACCAGCGCAGCGTGTTCCACTACGCCCGCGAGGCCAACCTGGGCACCGCAGCAGCGGCCTATCACTGGATGAGCGAGCTGTACAACCGCTCACCCTTCGACCCGCAGCGCGACCGCCACACCCACGCGCCGAAGCTGCCGATCCAGCACGGGCTGTTCTACTGGGACGACCGTTACCCCGACTCGCACCTGCTGGCCGATGGTGAATACCTGCGCCGCCGCCACGCCCCAAACTTTCTGCTGGTGCACCCGATGAGCATCGACGATGTCGGCCACCGCCACGGCCTGGACAGCAGCCAGTACCGCAACGCCGCGCGCAGTGTCGACATCTTGCTGGCCGACTACCTGCCGCGTTGGCTCGAAGAGGGCTATCAGGTACTGGTCACCGCCGACCACGGCATGAACAATGACCGCTCGCACAACGGCCTGCTGGCCGAAGAGCGCGAAGTGCCGCTGTTCGTCTTTGGCGAGGCCTTCAGCCTGGACCCCGCCGCCAAGCCGCTGCAGACCGAGCTGTGCGGCACCATTTGCGAACTGCTGGGCGCAGCCCACGACAAAACGGTGTGCCGGGAGTTGCTCAAGTGA
- a CDS encoding extracellular solute-binding protein yields the protein MKKLFMASLLGSAIAFCTSAMAADLKALEDAARKEGTVNSVGMPDAWANWKGTWEDLASKYGLKHSDTDMSSAQEIAKFEAEKDNASADIGDVGAAFGPIAVTKGVSQPYKPSTWDQVPTWAKDKDGHWALAYTGTIAFIINKDLVKEGERPTSWHDLEKGKYKVAIGDVGTAAQAANGVLAAAIAYKGDESNIEPGLQLFTKLAQQKRLSLANPTIQTIEKGEVEVGVVWDFNGLSYREQIDPKRFEVLIPSDGSVISGYTTVINKYAKHPNAAKLTREYIFSDAGQINLAKGHARPIRAEHLTLPEDVKAKLLPNDQYKNVKPINDADAWEKTSKELPRKWQEQVIIEME from the coding sequence ATGAAAAAGTTGTTCATGGCGTCACTGCTCGGTTCGGCCATCGCGTTCTGTACTTCGGCCATGGCCGCGGACCTCAAGGCCCTGGAAGATGCCGCCCGCAAGGAAGGCACCGTCAACAGCGTGGGCATGCCCGATGCCTGGGCCAACTGGAAAGGCACCTGGGAAGACCTGGCCAGCAAGTACGGCCTCAAGCACAGCGACACCGACATGAGCTCGGCCCAGGAAATCGCCAAGTTCGAAGCCGAGAAGGACAACGCCAGCGCCGACATCGGTGACGTGGGCGCCGCCTTCGGCCCGATTGCGGTGACCAAGGGCGTGAGCCAGCCGTACAAGCCAAGCACCTGGGACCAGGTACCGACGTGGGCCAAGGACAAGGACGGCCACTGGGCGCTGGCCTATACCGGCACCATTGCCTTTATCATCAACAAGGATCTGGTCAAGGAAGGCGAACGCCCTACCTCCTGGCATGACCTGGAAAAAGGCAAGTACAAGGTCGCCATCGGCGATGTCGGCACCGCTGCCCAGGCGGCCAACGGTGTGCTGGCTGCAGCGATTGCCTACAAGGGCGACGAGAGCAACATCGAGCCGGGCCTGCAGCTGTTCACCAAGCTGGCCCAGCAGAAGCGCCTGTCGCTGGCCAACCCGACCATTCAGACCATCGAAAAGGGTGAGGTGGAAGTGGGCGTGGTGTGGGACTTCAACGGCCTGAGCTACCGTGAGCAGATCGACCCCAAGCGTTTTGAAGTGCTGATCCCATCGGATGGCTCGGTGATTTCCGGCTATACCACTGTGATCAACAAGTACGCCAAGCATCCCAACGCGGCCAAGTTGACCCGTGAGTACATCTTCAGCGACGCCGGGCAGATCAACCTGGCCAAGGGGCATGCCCGGCCGATCCGGGCTGAGCACTTGACGCTTCCTGAAGACGTGAAGGCCAAGCTACTGCCCAATGATCAGTACAAGAACGTGAAGCCGATCAATGATGCAGATGCCTGGGAGAAAACCTCGAAGGAACTGCCGCGGAAGTGGCAGGAGCAGGTGATCATCGAGATGGAGTAA